A window of the Canis lupus baileyi chromosome 8, mCanLup2.hap1, whole genome shotgun sequence genome harbors these coding sequences:
- the ATXN2L gene encoding ataxin-2-like protein isoform X15, which translates to MLKPQPPQQTSQPQQPPPTQQAVARRPPGGTSPPNGGLPGPLASASAPPGPPAAASPCLGPAAAAGSGLRRGAEGILAPQPPPPQQQHQERPGAAAIGSARGQSTGKGPPPSPVFEGVYNNSRMLHFLTAVVGSTCDVKVKNGTIYEGIFKTLSSKFELAVDAVHRKASEPAGGPRREDIVDTMVFKPSDVMLVHFRNVDFNYATKDKFTDSAIAMNSKVNGEHKEKVLQRWEGGDSNSDDYDLESDMSNGWDPNEMFKFNEENYGVKTTYDSSLSSYTVPLEKDNSEEFRQRELRAAQLAREIESSPQYRLRIAMENDDGRTEEEKHSAVQRQGSGRESPSLASREGKYIPLPQRVREGPRGGVRCSSSRGGRPGLSSLPPRGPHHLDSSSPGPGSETRGINGGPSRMSPKAQRPLRGGAKTLSSPSSRPSGEASVPPPPAVGRMYPPRSPKSAAPAPISASCPEPPVVGSAVPTSSASIPVTSSVVDPGVGSISPASPKISLAPTDVKELPAKEPGRTLESQELSRIAGKVPGLQNEQKRFQLEELRKFGAQFKLQSSSSPETSLDPFPPRILKEDAKGKEKEVDGLLTSEPVGSPVSSKTESVSDKEDKPPLPPAGGTEGPEQPPPPCPSQTGSPPVGLIKGDDKDEGPVAEQVKKSTLNPNAKEFNPTKPLLSVNKSTSTPTSPGPRTHSTPSIPVLTAGQSGLYSPQYISYIPQIHMGPAVQAPQMYPYPVSNSVPGQQGKYRGAKGSLPPQRSDQHQPASAPPMMQAAAAAGPPLVAATPYSSYIPYTPQQFPGQPAMMQPMAHYPSQPVFAPMLQSNPRMLTSGSHPQAIVSSSTPQYPSAEQPTPQALYATVHQSYPHHATQLHAHQPQPATTPTGSQPQSQHAAPSPVQHQAGQAPHLGSGQPQQNLYHPGALTGTPPSLPPGPSAQSPQSSFPQPAAVYAIHAHQQLPHGFTNMAHVTQAHVQTGITAAPPPHPGAPHPPQVMLLHPPQSHGGPPQGAVPQSGVPALSASTPSPYPYIGHPQALSDPDCLLT; encoded by the exons ATGTTGAAGCCTCAGCCGCCACAACAGACCTCCCAGCCCCAGCAGCCGCCCCCCACGCAACAGGCCGTGGCCCGCCGGCCTCCCGGGGGTACCAGCCCTCCCAACGGCGGCCTCCCGGGGCCCTTGGCCTCCGCCTCGGCTCCCCCAGGGCCTCCCGCGGCCGCttctccctgcctggggcctgcagcCGCCGCCGGGAGCGGGCTCCGCCGGGGAGCCGAGGGCATCTTggcgccgcagccgccgccgccgcagcagcAACatcaggagaggccaggggcagcGGCTATCGGCAGCGCCAG GGGACAAAGCACAGGAAAGGGACCCCCACCATCACCG GTGTTCGAGGGTGTCTACAACAATTCCAGAATGCTGCATTTTCTTACAGCTGTTGTG GGCTCCACTTGTGATGTAAAGGTGAAGAATGGTACCATATATGAAGGTATCTTCAAGACTCTGAGCTCAAAG TTTGAACTAGCAGTAGACGCTGTACACCGGAAAGCATCTGAGCCAGCAGGTGGCCCTCGTCGGGAAGACATTGTAGACACAATGGTGTTTAAGCCAAGCGATGTCATGCTTGTCCACTTCCGGAATGTTGACTTCAATTATGCTACTAAAG ACAAGTTCACTGATTCAGCTATTGCCATGAACTCAAAGGTGAATGGGGAGCACAAAGAGAAGGTGCTTCAGCGCTGGGAAGGGGGCGACAGCAACAGCGATGACTATGACCTCGAGTCTGACATG TCCAACGGATGGGACCCCAATGAAATGTTCAAGTTCAACGAGGAGAACTATGGTGTGAAGACCACCTATGATAGCAGTCTTTCTTCTTACAC GGTACCCTTGGAGAAGGACAACTCGGAAGAGTTTCGTCAGCGGGAGCTGCGTGCAGCCCAATTGGCTCGAGAGATTGAATCAAGCCCCCAGTACCGCCTGCGGATCGCCATGGAGAACGATGATGGACGCACTGAAGAGGAGAAGCATAGTGCAGTCCAGCGGCAGGGTTCAGGACGAGAGAGCCCCAGCCTGGCATCTAG GGAGGGAAAATATATCCCTCTACCCCAACGAGTTCGGGAAGGTCCTCGGGGAGGAGTTCGATGCAGTAGTTCCCGGGGTGGCCGGCCTGGCCTTAGCTCTCTGCCGCCTCGTGGCCCTCACCACCTTGACAGTAGCAGTCCTGGCCCAGGTTCTGAGACACGTGGTATCAATGGAG gcccTTCCCGCATGTCCCCTAAGGCACAGCGGCCTCTGAGAGGTGGTGCCAAGACTCTGTCTTCACCCAGCAGTAGGCCTTCTGGAGAAGCTTCTGTTCCACCTCCTCCTGCAG TGGGCCGGATGTACCCCCCGCGCTCTCCCAAGTCGGCTGCCCCTGCCCCAATCTCAGCTTCCTGTCCTGAGCCCCCCGTCGTCGGCTCAGCAGTACCGACCTCTTCAGCTTCCATCCCTGTGACGTCATCGGTTGTGGATCCTGGGGTAGGCTCCATTTCCCCAGCTTCTCCAAAGATCTCATTGGCCCCCACAGATG TAAAAGAACTTCCAGCCAAGGAACCTGGGAGAACTCTGGAGTCCCAGGAGCTGTCCCGGATAGCTGGGAAAG TCCCTGGCCTTCAGAATGAACAGAAACGCTTTCAACTGGAAGAGCTGAGAAAGTTTGGGGCCCAATTTAAG CTGCAGTCCAGTAGCTCCCCTGAGACCAGCCTGGATCCTTTTCCTCCCCGGATCTTAAAGGAGGATgccaaagggaaagagaaggaggttGATGGTCTGTTGACTTCAGAGCCAGTGGGGTCCCCGGTCTCCTCCAAGACGGAGTCTGTATCGGATAAAGAGGACAAGCCGCCCCTGCCACCAGCAGGAGGCACTGAGGGGCCAGAGCAGCCCCCGCCACCTTGCCCAAGCCAAACTGGCAGCCCCCCAGTGGGCCTCATCAAGGGAGACGACAAGGATGAGGGCCCGGTTGCTGA ACAAGTGAAGAAATCAACACTGAACCCCAACGCCAAGGAGTTCAATCCCACAAAGCCTCTGCTGTCTGTG AATAAATCGACCAGTACCCCAACTTCTCCGGGGCCCCGAACTCATTCAACTCCCTCTATCCCGGTGCTGACAGCAGGCCAGAGTGGGCTCTATAGCCCCCAGTACATTTCTTACATACCTCAGATCCATATGGGACCAGCTGTTCAG GCACCTCAGATGTATCCATATCCTGTATCCAACTCTGTGCCTGGACAGCAGGGCAAGTACCGGGGAGCAAAAG gctccctgcccccccagcGCTCGGACCAACACCAGCCAGCCTCAGCCCCTCCGATGATGCAGGCCGCCGCTGCTGCTGGCCCACCTCTGGTGGCTGCCACACCTTACTCTTCCTACATCCCTTATACCCCGCAGCAGTTCCCAGGCCAGCCTGCCATGATGCAGCCCATGGCCCACTACCCTTCGCAG CCGGTGTTTGCCCCCATGCTTCAAAGCAACCCACGCATGCTGACTTCGGGGAGCCATCCCCAGGCCATTGTGTCGTCCTCCACTCCTCAGTACCCTTCTGCAGAGCAGCCCACCCCCCAAGCCCTCTATG CCACTGTTCACCAGTCCTATCCACACCATGCCACGCAGCTCCATGCCCACCAGCCGCAGCCGGCCACCACGCCTACTGGGAGCCAGCCGCAGTCCCAGCATGCGGCCCCCAGTCCCGTCCAG CACCAGGCGGGGCAGGCCCCACACCTGGGCAGTGGACAGCCACAGCAGAATCTgtaccacccaggggccctgacaGGCACGCCGCCTTCTCTGCCACCGGGACCTTCTGCCCAGTCCCCTCAGAGCAGCTTCCCCCAACCAGCCGCTGTGTATGCCATCCATGCCCACCAGCAGCTGCCCCACGGCTTCACCAACATGGCCCATGTTACCCAG GCCCATGTCCAAACTGGAATCacagcagccccgccccctcaccctggggctccccacccgccccaggtgatgctgctgcacCCACCCCAGAGCCATGGGGGCCCCCCCCAAGGCGCGGTGCCCCAGAGTGGGGTGCCTGCACTCTCAGCTTCCACACCCTCACCCTATCCCTACATCGGACACCCCCAAG CTCTCAGTGACCCCGACTGTCTCCTGACTTAG
- the ATXN2L gene encoding ataxin-2-like protein isoform X5, whose protein sequence is MLKPQPPQQTSQPQQPPPTQQAVARRPPGGTSPPNGGLPGPLASASAPPGPPAAASPCLGPAAAAGSGLRRGAEGILAPQPPPPQQQHQERPGAAAIGSARGQSTGKGPPPSPVFEGVYNNSRMLHFLTAVVGSTCDVKVKNGTIYEGIFKTLSSKFELAVDAVHRKASEPAGGPRREDIVDTMVFKPSDVMLVHFRNVDFNYATKDKFTDSAIAMNSKVNGEHKEKVLQRWEGGDSNSDDYDLESDMSNGWDPNEMFKFNEENYGVKTTYDSSLSSYTVPLEKDNSEEFRQRELRAAQLAREIESSPQYRLRIAMENDDGRTEEEKHSAVQRQGSGRESPSLASREGKYIPLPQRVREGPRGGVRCSSSRGGRPGLSSLPPRGPHHLDSSSPGPGSETRGINGGPSRMSPKAQRPLRGGAKTLSSPSSRPSGEASVPPPPAVGRMYPPRSPKSAAPAPISASCPEPPVVGSAVPTSSASIPVTSSVVDPGVGSISPASPKISLAPTDVKELPAKEPGRTLESQELSRIAGKVPGLQNEQKRFQLEELRKFGAQFKLQSSSSPETSLDPFPPRILKEDAKGKEKEVDGLLTSEPVGSPVSSKTESVSDKEDKPPLPPAGGTEGPEQPPPPCPSQTGSPPVGLIKGDDKDEGPVAEQVKKSTLNPNAKEFNPTKPLLSVNKSTSTPTSPGPRTHSTPSIPVLTAGQSGLYSPQYISYIPQIHMGPAVQAPQMYPYPVSNSVPGQQGKYRGAKGSLPPQRSDQHQPASAPPMMQAAAAAGPPLVAATPYSSYIPYTPQQFPGQPAMMQPMAHYPSQPVFAPMLQSNPRMLTSGSHPQAIVSSSTPQYPSAEQPTPQALYATVHQSYPHHATQLHAHQPQPATTPTGSQPQSQHAAPSPVQHQAGQAPHLGSGQPQQNLYHPGALTGTPPSLPPGPSAQSPQSSFPQPAAVYAIHAHQQLPHGFTNMAHVTQAHVQTGITAAPPPHPGAPHPPQVMLLHPPQSHGGPPQGAVPQSGVPALSASTPSPYPYIGHPQGEQPGQAPGFPGGADDRIREFSLAGGIWHGRADGLQVGQDARVLGGE, encoded by the exons ATGTTGAAGCCTCAGCCGCCACAACAGACCTCCCAGCCCCAGCAGCCGCCCCCCACGCAACAGGCCGTGGCCCGCCGGCCTCCCGGGGGTACCAGCCCTCCCAACGGCGGCCTCCCGGGGCCCTTGGCCTCCGCCTCGGCTCCCCCAGGGCCTCCCGCGGCCGCttctccctgcctggggcctgcagcCGCCGCCGGGAGCGGGCTCCGCCGGGGAGCCGAGGGCATCTTggcgccgcagccgccgccgccgcagcagcAACatcaggagaggccaggggcagcGGCTATCGGCAGCGCCAG GGGACAAAGCACAGGAAAGGGACCCCCACCATCACCG GTGTTCGAGGGTGTCTACAACAATTCCAGAATGCTGCATTTTCTTACAGCTGTTGTG GGCTCCACTTGTGATGTAAAGGTGAAGAATGGTACCATATATGAAGGTATCTTCAAGACTCTGAGCTCAAAG TTTGAACTAGCAGTAGACGCTGTACACCGGAAAGCATCTGAGCCAGCAGGTGGCCCTCGTCGGGAAGACATTGTAGACACAATGGTGTTTAAGCCAAGCGATGTCATGCTTGTCCACTTCCGGAATGTTGACTTCAATTATGCTACTAAAG ACAAGTTCACTGATTCAGCTATTGCCATGAACTCAAAGGTGAATGGGGAGCACAAAGAGAAGGTGCTTCAGCGCTGGGAAGGGGGCGACAGCAACAGCGATGACTATGACCTCGAGTCTGACATG TCCAACGGATGGGACCCCAATGAAATGTTCAAGTTCAACGAGGAGAACTATGGTGTGAAGACCACCTATGATAGCAGTCTTTCTTCTTACAC GGTACCCTTGGAGAAGGACAACTCGGAAGAGTTTCGTCAGCGGGAGCTGCGTGCAGCCCAATTGGCTCGAGAGATTGAATCAAGCCCCCAGTACCGCCTGCGGATCGCCATGGAGAACGATGATGGACGCACTGAAGAGGAGAAGCATAGTGCAGTCCAGCGGCAGGGTTCAGGACGAGAGAGCCCCAGCCTGGCATCTAG GGAGGGAAAATATATCCCTCTACCCCAACGAGTTCGGGAAGGTCCTCGGGGAGGAGTTCGATGCAGTAGTTCCCGGGGTGGCCGGCCTGGCCTTAGCTCTCTGCCGCCTCGTGGCCCTCACCACCTTGACAGTAGCAGTCCTGGCCCAGGTTCTGAGACACGTGGTATCAATGGAG gcccTTCCCGCATGTCCCCTAAGGCACAGCGGCCTCTGAGAGGTGGTGCCAAGACTCTGTCTTCACCCAGCAGTAGGCCTTCTGGAGAAGCTTCTGTTCCACCTCCTCCTGCAG TGGGCCGGATGTACCCCCCGCGCTCTCCCAAGTCGGCTGCCCCTGCCCCAATCTCAGCTTCCTGTCCTGAGCCCCCCGTCGTCGGCTCAGCAGTACCGACCTCTTCAGCTTCCATCCCTGTGACGTCATCGGTTGTGGATCCTGGGGTAGGCTCCATTTCCCCAGCTTCTCCAAAGATCTCATTGGCCCCCACAGATG TAAAAGAACTTCCAGCCAAGGAACCTGGGAGAACTCTGGAGTCCCAGGAGCTGTCCCGGATAGCTGGGAAAG TCCCTGGCCTTCAGAATGAACAGAAACGCTTTCAACTGGAAGAGCTGAGAAAGTTTGGGGCCCAATTTAAG CTGCAGTCCAGTAGCTCCCCTGAGACCAGCCTGGATCCTTTTCCTCCCCGGATCTTAAAGGAGGATgccaaagggaaagagaaggaggttGATGGTCTGTTGACTTCAGAGCCAGTGGGGTCCCCGGTCTCCTCCAAGACGGAGTCTGTATCGGATAAAGAGGACAAGCCGCCCCTGCCACCAGCAGGAGGCACTGAGGGGCCAGAGCAGCCCCCGCCACCTTGCCCAAGCCAAACTGGCAGCCCCCCAGTGGGCCTCATCAAGGGAGACGACAAGGATGAGGGCCCGGTTGCTGA ACAAGTGAAGAAATCAACACTGAACCCCAACGCCAAGGAGTTCAATCCCACAAAGCCTCTGCTGTCTGTG AATAAATCGACCAGTACCCCAACTTCTCCGGGGCCCCGAACTCATTCAACTCCCTCTATCCCGGTGCTGACAGCAGGCCAGAGTGGGCTCTATAGCCCCCAGTACATTTCTTACATACCTCAGATCCATATGGGACCAGCTGTTCAG GCACCTCAGATGTATCCATATCCTGTATCCAACTCTGTGCCTGGACAGCAGGGCAAGTACCGGGGAGCAAAAG gctccctgcccccccagcGCTCGGACCAACACCAGCCAGCCTCAGCCCCTCCGATGATGCAGGCCGCCGCTGCTGCTGGCCCACCTCTGGTGGCTGCCACACCTTACTCTTCCTACATCCCTTATACCCCGCAGCAGTTCCCAGGCCAGCCTGCCATGATGCAGCCCATGGCCCACTACCCTTCGCAG CCGGTGTTTGCCCCCATGCTTCAAAGCAACCCACGCATGCTGACTTCGGGGAGCCATCCCCAGGCCATTGTGTCGTCCTCCACTCCTCAGTACCCTTCTGCAGAGCAGCCCACCCCCCAAGCCCTCTATG CCACTGTTCACCAGTCCTATCCACACCATGCCACGCAGCTCCATGCCCACCAGCCGCAGCCGGCCACCACGCCTACTGGGAGCCAGCCGCAGTCCCAGCATGCGGCCCCCAGTCCCGTCCAG CACCAGGCGGGGCAGGCCCCACACCTGGGCAGTGGACAGCCACAGCAGAATCTgtaccacccaggggccctgacaGGCACGCCGCCTTCTCTGCCACCGGGACCTTCTGCCCAGTCCCCTCAGAGCAGCTTCCCCCAACCAGCCGCTGTGTATGCCATCCATGCCCACCAGCAGCTGCCCCACGGCTTCACCAACATGGCCCATGTTACCCAG GCCCATGTCCAAACTGGAATCacagcagccccgccccctcaccctggggctccccacccgccccaggtgatgctgctgcacCCACCCCAGAGCCATGGGGGCCCCCCCCAAGGCGCGGTGCCCCAGAGTGGGGTGCCTGCACTCTCAGCTTCCACACCCTCACCCTATCCCTACATCGGACACCCCCAAGGTGAGCAGCCTGGCCAGGCGCCTGGATTTCCAGGAGGAGCCGATGACAGGATTCGTGAGTTCTCGTTAGCTGGGGGAATTTGGCATGGAAGAGCTGATGGGCTGCAGGTGGGGCAGGATGCACGGGTTCTGGGAGGGGAGTGA
- the ATXN2L gene encoding ataxin-2-like protein isoform X17 — protein sequence MLKPQPPQQTSQPQQPPPTQQAVARRPPGGTSPPNGGLPGPLASASAPPGPPAAASPCLGPAAAAGSGLRRGAEGILAPQPPPPQQQHQERPGAAAIGSARGQSTGKGPPPSPVFEGVYNNSRMLHFLTAVVGSTCDVKVKNGTIYEGIFKTLSSKFELAVDAVHRKASEPAGGPRREDIVDTMVFKPSDVMLVHFRNVDFNYATKDKFTDSAIAMNSKVNGEHKEKVRTTRKSFVSGSCVQPNWLERLNQAPSTACGSPWRTMMDALKRRSIVQSSGRVQDERAPAWHLGRENISLYPNEFGKVLGEEFDAVVPGVAGLALALCRLVALTTLTVAVLAQVLRHVVSMEAQRPLRGGAKTLSSPSSRPSGEASVPPPPAVGRMYPPRSPKSAAPAPISASCPEPPVVGSAVPTSSASIPVTSSVVDPGVGSISPASPKISLAPTDVKELPAKEPGRTLESQELSRIAGKVPGLQNEQKRFQLEELRKFGAQFKLQSSSSPETSLDPFPPRILKEDAKGKEKEVDGLLTSEPVGSPVSSKTESVSDKEDKPPLPPAGGTEGPEQPPPPCPSQTGSPPVGLIKGDDKDEGPVAEQVKKSTLNPNAKEFNPTKPLLSVNKSTSTPTSPGPRTHSTPSIPVLTAGQSGLYSPQYISYIPQIHMGPAVQAPQMYPYPVSNSVPGQQGKYRGAKGSLPPQRSDQHQPASAPPMMQAAAAAGPPLVAATPYSSYIPYTPQQFPGQPAMMQPMAHYPSQPVFAPMLQSNPRMLTSGSHPQAIVSSSTPQYPSAEQPTPQALYATVHQSYPHHATQLHAHQPQPATTPTGSQPQSQHAAPSPVQHQAGQAPHLGSGQPQQNLYHPGALTGTPPSLPPGPSAQSPQSSFPQPAAVYAIHAHQQLPHGFTNMAHVTQAHVQTGITAAPPPHPGAPHPPQVMLLHPPQSHGGPPQGAVPQSGVPALSASTPSPYPYIGHPQGEQPGQAPGFPGGADDRIREFSLAGGIWHGRADGLQVGQDARVLGGE from the exons ATGTTGAAGCCTCAGCCGCCACAACAGACCTCCCAGCCCCAGCAGCCGCCCCCCACGCAACAGGCCGTGGCCCGCCGGCCTCCCGGGGGTACCAGCCCTCCCAACGGCGGCCTCCCGGGGCCCTTGGCCTCCGCCTCGGCTCCCCCAGGGCCTCCCGCGGCCGCttctccctgcctggggcctgcagcCGCCGCCGGGAGCGGGCTCCGCCGGGGAGCCGAGGGCATCTTggcgccgcagccgccgccgccgcagcagcAACatcaggagaggccaggggcagcGGCTATCGGCAGCGCCAG GGGACAAAGCACAGGAAAGGGACCCCCACCATCACCG GTGTTCGAGGGTGTCTACAACAATTCCAGAATGCTGCATTTTCTTACAGCTGTTGTG GGCTCCACTTGTGATGTAAAGGTGAAGAATGGTACCATATATGAAGGTATCTTCAAGACTCTGAGCTCAAAG TTTGAACTAGCAGTAGACGCTGTACACCGGAAAGCATCTGAGCCAGCAGGTGGCCCTCGTCGGGAAGACATTGTAGACACAATGGTGTTTAAGCCAAGCGATGTCATGCTTGTCCACTTCCGGAATGTTGACTTCAATTATGCTACTAAAG ACAAGTTCACTGATTCAGCTATTGCCATGAACTCAAAGGTGAATGGGGAGCACAAAGAGAAGGT AAGGACAACTCGGAAGAGTTTCGTCAGCGGGAGCTGCGTGCAGCCCAATTGGCTCGAGAGATTGAATCAAGCCCCCAGTACCGCCTGCGGATCGCCATGGAGAACGATGATGGACGCACTGAAGAGGAGAAGCATAGTGCAGTCCAGCGGCAGGGTTCAGGACGAGAGAGCCCCAGCCTGGCATCTAG GGAGGGAAAATATATCCCTCTACCCCAACGAGTTCGGGAAGGTCCTCGGGGAGGAGTTCGATGCAGTAGTTCCCGGGGTGGCCGGCCTGGCCTTAGCTCTCTGCCGCCTCGTGGCCCTCACCACCTTGACAGTAGCAGTCCTGGCCCAGGTTCTGAGACACGTGGTATCAATGGAG GCACAGCGGCCTCTGAGAGGTGGTGCCAAGACTCTGTCTTCACCCAGCAGTAGGCCTTCTGGAGAAGCTTCTGTTCCACCTCCTCCTGCAG TGGGCCGGATGTACCCCCCGCGCTCTCCCAAGTCGGCTGCCCCTGCCCCAATCTCAGCTTCCTGTCCTGAGCCCCCCGTCGTCGGCTCAGCAGTACCGACCTCTTCAGCTTCCATCCCTGTGACGTCATCGGTTGTGGATCCTGGGGTAGGCTCCATTTCCCCAGCTTCTCCAAAGATCTCATTGGCCCCCACAGATG TAAAAGAACTTCCAGCCAAGGAACCTGGGAGAACTCTGGAGTCCCAGGAGCTGTCCCGGATAGCTGGGAAAG TCCCTGGCCTTCAGAATGAACAGAAACGCTTTCAACTGGAAGAGCTGAGAAAGTTTGGGGCCCAATTTAAG CTGCAGTCCAGTAGCTCCCCTGAGACCAGCCTGGATCCTTTTCCTCCCCGGATCTTAAAGGAGGATgccaaagggaaagagaaggaggttGATGGTCTGTTGACTTCAGAGCCAGTGGGGTCCCCGGTCTCCTCCAAGACGGAGTCTGTATCGGATAAAGAGGACAAGCCGCCCCTGCCACCAGCAGGAGGCACTGAGGGGCCAGAGCAGCCCCCGCCACCTTGCCCAAGCCAAACTGGCAGCCCCCCAGTGGGCCTCATCAAGGGAGACGACAAGGATGAGGGCCCGGTTGCTGA ACAAGTGAAGAAATCAACACTGAACCCCAACGCCAAGGAGTTCAATCCCACAAAGCCTCTGCTGTCTGTG AATAAATCGACCAGTACCCCAACTTCTCCGGGGCCCCGAACTCATTCAACTCCCTCTATCCCGGTGCTGACAGCAGGCCAGAGTGGGCTCTATAGCCCCCAGTACATTTCTTACATACCTCAGATCCATATGGGACCAGCTGTTCAG GCACCTCAGATGTATCCATATCCTGTATCCAACTCTGTGCCTGGACAGCAGGGCAAGTACCGGGGAGCAAAAG gctccctgcccccccagcGCTCGGACCAACACCAGCCAGCCTCAGCCCCTCCGATGATGCAGGCCGCCGCTGCTGCTGGCCCACCTCTGGTGGCTGCCACACCTTACTCTTCCTACATCCCTTATACCCCGCAGCAGTTCCCAGGCCAGCCTGCCATGATGCAGCCCATGGCCCACTACCCTTCGCAG CCGGTGTTTGCCCCCATGCTTCAAAGCAACCCACGCATGCTGACTTCGGGGAGCCATCCCCAGGCCATTGTGTCGTCCTCCACTCCTCAGTACCCTTCTGCAGAGCAGCCCACCCCCCAAGCCCTCTATG CCACTGTTCACCAGTCCTATCCACACCATGCCACGCAGCTCCATGCCCACCAGCCGCAGCCGGCCACCACGCCTACTGGGAGCCAGCCGCAGTCCCAGCATGCGGCCCCCAGTCCCGTCCAG CACCAGGCGGGGCAGGCCCCACACCTGGGCAGTGGACAGCCACAGCAGAATCTgtaccacccaggggccctgacaGGCACGCCGCCTTCTCTGCCACCGGGACCTTCTGCCCAGTCCCCTCAGAGCAGCTTCCCCCAACCAGCCGCTGTGTATGCCATCCATGCCCACCAGCAGCTGCCCCACGGCTTCACCAACATGGCCCATGTTACCCAG GCCCATGTCCAAACTGGAATCacagcagccccgccccctcaccctggggctccccacccgccccaggtgatgctgctgcacCCACCCCAGAGCCATGGGGGCCCCCCCCAAGGCGCGGTGCCCCAGAGTGGGGTGCCTGCACTCTCAGCTTCCACACCCTCACCCTATCCCTACATCGGACACCCCCAAGGTGAGCAGCCTGGCCAGGCGCCTGGATTTCCAGGAGGAGCCGATGACAGGATTCGTGAGTTCTCGTTAGCTGGGGGAATTTGGCATGGAAGAGCTGATGGGCTGCAGGTGGGGCAGGATGCACGGGTTCTGGGAGGGGAGTGA